From the genome of Delphinus delphis chromosome 8, mDelDel1.2, whole genome shotgun sequence, one region includes:
- the OR6Q1 gene encoding olfactory receptor 6Q1, producing MQPCDQNWTHITEFVMVGFAEVHEMHLLFFTLFFTMYLFTLAENLAIILVVGLDHQLRRLMYVFLTHLSCLEIWYTSVTVPKMLAGFIGGHGGKNISYAGCLSQLFIFTFLGATECFLLAAMAYDRYVAICMPLRYGALVSWGSCFHLSAACWLVGFLTPIVPIYLMSRLTFCGPNVIDHFFYDASPLLALSCSDVTLKETTDFLVSLAVLLTSSTVIAVSYGNIVWTLLHIRLAAKCRKAFSSCAAHLTVVSLFYDTLFFMYVRTKVAPSISFNKVVSVFYSIVTPMLNPLIYSLRNKEVKGALGRAFSFRSWKGQ from the coding sequence ATGCAGCCCTGTGACCAAAACTGGACCCACATAACAGAGTTTGTTATGGTGGGCTTTGCTGAGGTGCATGAAATGCACCTCCTCTTCTTTACTCTCTTCTTCACTATGTACCTGTTCACCTTGGCGGAGAATTTGGCCATCATCCTGGTTGTGGGTTTGGACCACCAGCTACGTAGACTGATGTATGTCTTCCTGACACACTTGTCCTGCCTTGAAATCTGGTACACTTCAGTCACAGTGCCCAAGATGCTGGCTGGTTTTATTGGGGGACACGGGGGCAAGAATATCTCCTATGCCGGATGTCTGTCCCAGCTCTTCATCTTTACCTTCCTTGGGGCAACGGAGTGTTTCCTACTGGCTGCCATGGCCTATGACCGCTACGTGGCCATTTGTATGCCTCTCCGATATGGGGCCTTGGTGTCCTGGGGCAGCTGCTTCCATCTGTCAGCTGCTTGTTGGCTGGTTGGCTTCCTCACCCCCATTGTGCCCATCTACCTCATGTCCCGACTGACATTTTGTGGCCCCAATGTCATTGATCACTTCTTCTATGATGCTTCACCCCTGCTAGCCTTGTCCTGCTCGGATGTCACCCTGAAGGAGACCACAGACTTCCTGGTCTCTCTGGCTGTGCTCCTGACCTCCTCCACAGTCATCGCTGTGTCCTATGGCAACATTGTCTGGACGCTGCTGCATATCCGCTTGGCTGCCAAGTGCCGGAAGGCCTTCTCCTCCTGTGCAGCCCACCTGACTGTGGTGAGCCTCTTCTATGACACTCTCTTCTTCATGTATGTCCGGACCAAAGTGGCCCCTTCCATCAGCTTCAACAAGGTGGTTTCTGTCTTCTACTCCATCGTCACTCCAATGCTCAACCCTCTCATCTACAGTCTTCGAAACAAAGAGGTGAAGGGAGCTCTGGGCAGAGCCTTTTCCTTCAGGTCTTGGAAAGGTCAGTGA